Within the Ensifer canadensis genome, the region AGCGCGCCCTCGGCAACACAGAAAGCCGTGAAGAAGGAAAAGCGCAACCATACGCCGTAACCGGCGACAGCACAGGCGCTTGACGACTTTTTTCTTAACCCACAAGTTCCCAATTCACGCGGGGTTCTTGACGCCAAACGACACCGGAACAGCAGATAGCGGTTCCGGCGAATGCGTTTGGCGCCCCCAAAAGGTATATACATTTGTCCACCTTCAAAGATCTTGGTCTTTCCGAACACATTCTGGAGACCCTGTCCGCCAACGGCTTCGAAAAGCCGACGCCGATCCAGGCGCAGGCCATTCCGCTGGTGTTGAAGGGCCACGACCTCATCGGTCTCGCCCAGACCGGAACCGGCAAGACGGCCGCCTTCGGCCTGCCGATGATCGAAAAGCTCGTTGCCGACGGCAAGCGCCCCGACCCGCGCAACATCCGCGCCCTGGTGCTGGCGCCGACCCGCGAACTGGTCAACCAGATCGCAGCCAACCTCAAGCTGTTCGTCAAGAAGTCCCCGCTGAAGATCGGCGTTGTCGTCGGCGGCGTCTCGATCAACAAGCAGACCGAACAGCTCGCCCGCGGCGTCGACATCCTGGTCGCAACGCCGGGCCGCCTGCTCGACCTCATCAACCGCAAGGCCGTGACGCTGACCCAGGGTCGCTACCTCGTGCTCGACGAAGCCGACCAGATGCTCGATCTCGGCTTCATCCATGACCTGCGCAAGATTTCGAAGCTCGTGCCGAAGAACCGCCAGACGCTGCTGTTCTCGGCGACGATGCCGAAGCTGATCGCTGAACTCGCCGGCGAATATCTGACCGACCCGGTCAAGGTTCAGGTGACGCCTCCGGGCAAGGCCGCCGACAAGGTCGAACAGTATGTTCATTTCGTCCCCGGCAAGGACCTGAAGACGACCATCCTCAAGAAGACCCTGACCGACAATCCGGATGGCCTGTCGCTGATCTTCAGCCGTACCAAGCATGGCGCCGAGAAGCTGATGAAGCATCTCGACCACGTCGGCTTCAAGGCCGCCTCGATCCATGGCAACAAGAGCCAGGGCCAGCGTGAGCGTGCGCTCAAGTCCTTCCGTGACGGTGAGATCCGCGTGCTCGTGGCAACCGACGTCGCTGCCCGCGGCATCGACATCCCCGGCGTCACCCACGTCTACAACTACGACCTGCCGGAAGTTCCCGATGCCTACGTTCACCGCATCGGCCGTACTGCCCGCGCCGGCCGCGACGGCATCGCGATCGCTTTCTGCGCACCGGACGAAATCCGCCTGCTTCGCGACATCGAGAAGCTGATGGGCATCAACATCGCGGTTGCCAGCGGCGAAGCGCCTGCCGACCAGGCCCGTCCGTCCAAGGGACGCGGCGGTCGCGGCAACGGCAATGGCAACGGCCAGCACCGCGGCAATGGCGGCGGCGGCCAGCGTCAGGACGCCCGCCCGCGCCGCGAACGCCCGGCTCGCCAGTCGGCACTGGCTCCAAGCAGCTTTGCCGGTGACGATCTTCTGCGCGACGACCGCCCGAAGCAGGACCGCCGCGATCAGCGTCCGGCTGGCCAGCCCCACGCCGACGGCCGTTCGGAAGGCAACCGCAACCACGAACCCAAGAAGCACCACGGTCGTCCCGGCCAGAAGCCGGGCGAATGGCGCAACAAGGGCCCGCGCCCTGAAGGCCAGGCCGGCGACCGCCGCGAAGGCGGCCAGGGCGGCATGCGTCGTGGCGCCGGTGGCGGCAACCGCGGCCAGCAGGGCTGATCGGCAAGACATTGCCTAGCGCATTTTCAGAAAGCCTGCGAAGCAGGTTTTCCATCAGGAAATGCGTAAAAACAAAGTGATAAGAACGGCGGGTCGCTTCGGCCCGCCGTTTTTTATGCCTGCTGTTTGCGGTTGGTGAGATAGACGCCGGCAACGGCAATGACCGTGCCGATGATCATCGGCAGCGTCAGCGCCTCGCCGAAGAACAGCCATGCCTGCACGGCCGCAAGCGGCGGCACGAGATAGATGAGCGAGGCTGCGCGCGATACCTGGCCGCGGCGGATCAGATAAAGCAGCAGCGCGATCGCGCCCATGGAAAGCCCC harbors:
- a CDS encoding DEAD/DEAH box helicase; this encodes MSTFKDLGLSEHILETLSANGFEKPTPIQAQAIPLVLKGHDLIGLAQTGTGKTAAFGLPMIEKLVADGKRPDPRNIRALVLAPTRELVNQIAANLKLFVKKSPLKIGVVVGGVSINKQTEQLARGVDILVATPGRLLDLINRKAVTLTQGRYLVLDEADQMLDLGFIHDLRKISKLVPKNRQTLLFSATMPKLIAELAGEYLTDPVKVQVTPPGKAADKVEQYVHFVPGKDLKTTILKKTLTDNPDGLSLIFSRTKHGAEKLMKHLDHVGFKAASIHGNKSQGQRERALKSFRDGEIRVLVATDVAARGIDIPGVTHVYNYDLPEVPDAYVHRIGRTARAGRDGIAIAFCAPDEIRLLRDIEKLMGINIAVASGEAPADQARPSKGRGGRGNGNGNGQHRGNGGGGQRQDARPRRERPARQSALAPSSFAGDDLLRDDRPKQDRRDQRPAGQPHADGRSEGNRNHEPKKHHGRPGQKPGEWRNKGPRPEGQAGDRREGGQGGMRRGAGGGNRGQQG